A window of the SAR202 cluster bacterium genome harbors these coding sequences:
- a CDS encoding cupin domain-containing protein, whose product MKLYPVILAGGSGTRLWPLSRDHYPKQFLSLMGERSMLQETVCRLDGMENVAPPIIVCNEVHQFLLAGQLREIDRKGLASIIEPSGRNTAPALTLAALKLAEIVKDKEEDPIILVMSADHVITDQRVFHNVVREGAAHAAAGRLVTFGVVPDAAVTGYGYIQKGAAAGAPATKAATAAGASSLTARELAAFVEKPNLATAEKYVASGDYLWNSGIFMMRASVWLAELKKYRPDISDACVAAYSAGKTDGDFFRPGREQFTECPSDSIDYAVMEKAAAAIYSRNGNGASGESHGATGCVVVPMDAGWSDIGAWSALWEERGHDENGNVVQGDVYAHSTKNSLLLSQHRLLATVGLEDVVIVETGDAVLVAKKDRAQEVKEIVQRLKKDRRPEYVVHRKVHRPWGTYEVLDKGPGFQVKRLTINVGAAISLQMHYHRSEHWIVVTGTAKVTRGDEVFLLTEDQSAYASKGMKHRLENPGKVPLELIEVGSGAYLGEDDIVRFEDNYNRK is encoded by the coding sequence ATGAAGCTGTACCCTGTAATTCTCGCCGGTGGCTCGGGCACACGCCTGTGGCCCCTCTCCCGAGACCATTACCCGAAGCAGTTCCTTTCCCTAATGGGGGAGCGCAGCATGCTGCAGGAGACCGTCTGCCGCTTGGACGGCATGGAAAACGTCGCTCCCCCGATCATCGTATGCAACGAGGTCCACCAGTTTCTCCTTGCGGGGCAGCTCCGGGAAATCGATCGCAAGGGGCTGGCGTCGATAATCGAACCCTCCGGGCGCAATACCGCGCCCGCGCTTACCCTGGCCGCCCTGAAGCTGGCCGAAATCGTCAAGGACAAGGAAGAGGACCCGATTATCCTCGTGATGTCCGCGGACCATGTGATTACGGACCAACGCGTTTTTCATAACGTTGTCCGCGAAGGCGCAGCACACGCCGCCGCCGGCCGCCTCGTGACGTTTGGCGTGGTCCCGGACGCTGCGGTCACAGGCTACGGGTACATCCAGAAAGGCGCCGCCGCCGGCGCCCCTGCGACGAAGGCTGCTACTGCCGCCGGCGCCTCGTCATTAACTGCGAGGGAGCTGGCCGCATTTGTCGAGAAGCCGAACCTGGCGACAGCCGAGAAGTACGTCGCCTCTGGAGACTACCTGTGGAACAGCGGCATCTTCATGATGCGCGCTTCAGTGTGGCTTGCAGAGCTCAAAAAATACCGGCCCGACATTTCTGACGCGTGCGTAGCCGCCTATTCAGCCGGCAAGACCGACGGCGATTTCTTCCGACCGGGCAGGGAGCAATTCACCGAATGCCCCAGCGACTCAATCGACTACGCCGTAATGGAGAAAGCCGCAGCCGCCATCTACAGTCGTAACGGCAACGGCGCCTCTGGGGAGTCTCACGGGGCAACCGGGTGCGTAGTGGTGCCGATGGACGCCGGGTGGTCAGACATCGGCGCGTGGTCTGCACTTTGGGAAGAGCGGGGGCACGACGAGAACGGCAACGTCGTCCAGGGCGACGTTTATGCCCATTCTACGAAGAACTCTCTCCTGCTCTCACAGCACCGGCTGCTGGCAACAGTGGGCCTGGAGGATGTGGTGATCGTGGAGACCGGGGACGCCGTGCTGGTAGCGAAGAAGGACCGGGCCCAGGAAGTCAAGGAAATTGTCCAGAGACTCAAGAAGGACAGGCGTCCGGAATACGTGGTACACCGAAAGGTCCACCGCCCATGGGGGACGTACGAGGTCCTGGACAAGGGACCCGGGTTCCAGGTCAAACGCCTTACGATCAACGTGGGGGCCGCCATTTCGCTCCAGATGCACTATCACAGGTCTGAGCACTGGATCGTTGTGACGGGCACCGCGAAGGTGACGCGCGGCGACGAGGTATTCCTGTTGACGGAGGACCAGTCCGCGTATGCTTCCAAGGGGATGAAACACCGGCTGGAGAACCCCGGCAAGGTGCCCCTGGAGCTGATCGAGGTGGGCTCGGGTGCGTACCTTGGCGAGGACGACATCGTAAGGTTTGAGGACAACTACAACAGGAAGTGA